One Carya illinoinensis cultivar Pawnee chromosome 5, C.illinoinensisPawnee_v1, whole genome shotgun sequence genomic window, TCAACGaagtgagagcatgaatgcattttttgatgaCTACGTTCACTCTAGGACCACATTGAAAGAATTTGTTGATCAGTACGATTCAGCCCTTCGGAGGAAGGCAGAGAATGAAGCAATTGCTGACTTCAATTCATTTAATACTGAGATTCCTTGCATATCTCACTATCCTATCGAGAAGCAATTTCAAGAAATATATACAATTTCCAAGTTTAAGGAAGTCCAAGAAGAATTTCGAGGCTTTTTATATTTGACTATCTCATATTTAGGTGGTGATGGTGCTGGACATACATTCGTAGTCGGGGATGAGATTAAAGTGAGTGATGGATGCATTAAACGTGTAAACTattttgtgtgtgtatatggAGAAAATCCCCTAGATATTACATGCACCTgcaaattgtttgagtttaggGGAATATTATGTCGACATGCTCTTCGTATTCTGGCACAGTTAGACAAGGGTGAAGTTCCACCGAAGTACATTTTGGATCGGTGGAGGAAGGATATAAAGAGACACTATGTCAATGTAAAAAGTAGTTATGAGGCGACGAGCAACCCTGAGAGGCAAAGATTTGATCGGATCCAAAATTGTTTCTATAAACTTTGTTCAAATGCCGCAAAGACCGAGAGAAATTGTGTGAAACTGATAGGTCAGCTAGAACAGTTGAAGTCCGAGTACCCGGATGACGATCCAAATGTGGGTACTTCCACAGCTGGTGAGGTTACTCCCATGGATGGCACAACAGGCAAAGTTCTTAGTCCGTTAGTTGTTCGGAGTAAAGGGAGACCCACAACTAAGAGAAGAACACACCCCGTTGAGAAGGCTCTCAAGAAACCGAGTACTAGAAGGAGACTGTCCACAACTGAGGTtgattattgtattaatattttttacacgACTATGAATTTTTGTGATACTAGTAGTTAGTTCATAATTTCACAACTGGTCTAGTTGAATCATGTATTGTaagaagtattttatttttcctagatTGCCTACGTTAATGGAAGTTCCAGCTTGATAGTTtagaaaggaaatttttttatcttaggcCTAAGAAATTATTCTCTATATTTGTTGATATGCATAGAGGAGTAGTCACTTATCAAGAGAAGATAGACGAAATTACAGTATGAGCGACACACAGCATGAGGTTCCACAAACTCAGGTACTTACATGTTACTTTAGTgttgtatttatgtttttgcTAAGTATTATTTTCTAGatacttatatttatatatagaaccCAATAATTGATGTTTgagcgattatttttttaggTATCCTGGCTACATGATCAAGAAAGC contains:
- the LOC122309208 gene encoding protein FAR-RED IMPAIRED RESPONSE 1-like, with product MRLKNVFWADARSRAAYQSFGDVITFDTTYLTNAYKMPFAPFVGVNHHGQSILFGCGLISNEDANTFEWLFESWLKCMNDRPPNAIITNQDKAMKLAIARVFPSSRHRSCLWHIMKKLPEKFGSHSRYDKIKDSLHKCVYDSLSENEFEERWAYLIETNDLRDNAWLGSLYADRQFWVPAYVKNTFWAGMSTTQRSESMNAFFDDYVHSRTTLKEFVDQYDSALRRKAENEAIADFNSFNTEIPCISHYPIEKQFQEIYTISKFKEVQEEFRGFLYLTISYLGGDGAGHTFVVGDEIKVSDGCIKRVNYFVCVYGENPLDITCTCKLFEFRGILCRHALRILAQLDKGEVPPKYILDRWRKDIKRHYVNVKSSYEATSNPERQRFDRIQNCFYKLCSNAAKTERNCVKLIGQLEQLKSEYPDDDPNVGTSTAGEVTPMDGTTGKVLSPLVVRSKGRPTTKRRTHPVEKALKKPSTRRRLSTTERSSHLSREDRRNYSMSDTQHEVPQTQVSWLHDQESQVWTHAPDFFCTPSTARPHPVQLQPVDQLNASDQDDLYQPRWWQP